In Selenomonas dianae, a genomic segment contains:
- a CDS encoding methionine ABC transporter ATP-binding protein, producing MIHLKNITKTYEGDIHALRGIDLHIGRGTIYGIIGLSGAGKSTLIRCINMLERPTSGEVLVGGRDLMKMSESELREERRRIGMIFQHFNLLSSATVYDNVAFPLKLAGKSADEIRPKVTELLALVGLADKADAYPSQLSGGQKQRVGIARALANDPKVLLCDEATSALDPQTTKSILALIRDINRRMGLTVVVITHEMQVIKDICDRVAVIDGGVIAEEGDVVDVFTAPREKITKEFISVLLSNELPTAFRGNPIEETPSPDSYMLLRLTFLGENADDPVLADMIRLFPDIEVTMLYGTLDQIKELPFGRMIIGIRGERRDIEAAISYLSAQHLKQEVIGYVRRNDAPLN from the coding sequence ATGATACATCTGAAAAATATTACCAAAACATATGAGGGGGACATCCACGCGCTGCGCGGCATCGACCTCCATATCGGACGCGGCACGATCTACGGCATCATCGGGCTGTCGGGCGCGGGCAAATCGACGCTCATCCGCTGCATCAATATGCTCGAACGTCCGACGAGCGGAGAGGTGCTTGTGGGCGGACGTGACCTCATGAAGATGAGCGAGAGCGAGCTGCGCGAGGAACGCCGCCGGATCGGCATGATCTTCCAGCATTTCAACCTGCTGTCCTCCGCAACAGTCTACGACAATGTCGCATTCCCGCTGAAGCTCGCGGGCAAATCCGCAGACGAAATCCGGCCAAAGGTCACGGAGCTGCTTGCACTCGTGGGGCTTGCAGACAAGGCGGATGCGTATCCGAGCCAGCTCTCGGGCGGACAGAAGCAGCGCGTCGGCATCGCACGTGCGCTCGCGAACGATCCAAAGGTGTTGCTGTGCGATGAGGCGACCTCGGCGCTCGATCCGCAGACGACGAAATCCATCCTCGCACTCATCCGCGACATCAACCGCCGTATGGGGCTGACGGTCGTCGTCATCACGCACGAGATGCAGGTCATCAAGGACATCTGCGATCGCGTCGCCGTGATCGACGGCGGTGTCATCGCCGAGGAGGGCGACGTGGTGGATGTGTTCACCGCGCCGCGCGAGAAGATTACAAAGGAGTTCATCAGCGTTCTTCTCTCGAACGAGCTGCCGACGGCGTTCCGTGGGAATCCCATCGAAGAAACGCCGAGCCCGGACAGCTATATGCTGCTGCGCCTCACCTTCCTCGGGGAGAATGCGGACGACCCCGTACTCGCAGATATGATCCGCCTCTTCCCCGATATCGAGGTCACGATGCTCTACGGGACACTCGACCAGATCAAGGAGCTGCCGTTCGGACGCATGATCATCGGCATACGCGGGGAGCGCAGGGACATTGAGGCGGCGATCTCGTATCTGTCCGCACAGCATTTGAAACAGGAGGTGATCGGCTATGTCCGCCGAAATGATGCCCCTCTTAACTAA
- a CDS encoding DUF3793 family protein yields the protein MRCPDFEHLLGYHAAPLLAGLTAGSLLSFQKSRFQDFDALLASYEPCFSCKGISTFRVAEGEEYVLILFYRAELVSRALAAPQAQDILCGAGYRLTDSMEERLEFLRLRMRVRKTLPPEVGLFLGYPPEDVRAFIERRGQDFVYSGYWKVYTNEAEARALFERYSVCTQEFCTRLEAGRPLAELVQAV from the coding sequence ATGCGTTGTCCAGATTTTGAGCATCTGCTCGGTTATCACGCTGCACCCCTGCTGGCGGGTCTGACGGCAGGAAGTCTGCTGTCCTTTCAAAAGAGCCGCTTTCAGGATTTTGACGCACTGCTCGCGTCCTATGAGCCATGTTTTTCCTGCAAGGGGATCTCGACGTTCCGCGTCGCCGAGGGCGAGGAGTACGTCCTCATCCTGTTTTATCGCGCGGAGCTTGTATCACGCGCACTTGCCGCACCGCAGGCGCAGGACATCCTGTGCGGGGCGGGCTACCGTCTGACGGACAGCATGGAGGAGCGGCTTGAGTTTCTGCGCCTCCGTATGCGTGTCCGCAAGACGCTCCCGCCGGAGGTCGGACTTTTCCTCGGCTATCCGCCGGAGGATGTGCGGGCGTTCATCGAACGGCGCGGGCAGGACTTCGTCTACAGCGGATACTGGAAGGTCTACACGAACGAGGCTGAGGCGCGTGCGCTCTTTGAGCGGTACTCGGTCTGTACGCAGGAGTTCTGTACGCGGCTTGAGGCGGGACGTCCCCTTGCCGAGTTGGTACAGGCAGTATAG
- a CDS encoding flavodoxin: MAKVAVVYWSGTGNTQKMAEAVVEGVQGAGADVECFEVDSFSVDQIDGYDGLALGCPSMGAEELEEGSYEPFFAGAVESGKLSGKPVVLFGSWGWGAGAWMETWSERTKEAGANLVDTFIVENEPDDEGIEGSKNLGAALVGAC; this comes from the coding sequence ATGGCAAAGGTAGCAGTTGTGTACTGGTCCGGCACGGGCAACACGCAGAAGATGGCAGAGGCCGTCGTCGAGGGCGTACAGGGTGCGGGCGCTGATGTTGAGTGCTTTGAGGTAGACAGCTTCTCCGTCGATCAGATCGACGGTTATGACGGTCTCGCGCTCGGTTGCCCCTCGATGGGTGCGGAGGAGCTTGAGGAGGGCTCGTACGAGCCGTTCTTTGCTGGGGCGGTTGAGAGCGGCAAGCTTTCCGGCAAGCCGGTTGTGCTCTTCGGCTCGTGGGGCTGGGGTGCAGGTGCGTGGATGGAGACTTGGTCCGAGCGCACGAAGGAAGCCGGTGCGAATCTCGTCGATACGTTCATCGTTGAGAACGAGCCGGACGATGAGGGGATCGAGGGCAGCAAGAACCTCGGTGCAGCACTCGTCGGCGCGTGCTGA
- a CDS encoding class I SAM-dependent methyltransferase, producing MKTNYGNWISTPMMKTLVWIAGGLYVLTTLYALIYDRVTAPFFILAILSFVATVVVLYMYYCRRVFDFEGGGLMRRIHSYLLDRLPWDGIGNILEVGCGSGALSIAAAKHFPLAEIHGIDYWPPMWNYGQAQCEANAAAEGVADRCTFRHGDAAKLDFPDNHFDAVVSNFVFHEVRTQKDKFMLVEEALRVLKKGGAFALHDTFGNKDMYGDMDEFVAYLREKGIADISYLPNTERNIPMPAPVRFMMRGIGMLYGAK from the coding sequence ATGAAAACGAACTACGGCAACTGGATTTCCACGCCGATGATGAAAACCCTCGTATGGATTGCGGGGGGGCTCTACGTGCTCACCACGCTCTATGCGCTCATATATGACCGCGTGACTGCCCCCTTCTTCATCCTCGCCATTCTCTCCTTCGTCGCGACCGTCGTCGTTCTCTATATGTACTACTGCCGTCGCGTCTTCGACTTCGAGGGCGGCGGACTCATGCGCCGCATCCACAGCTATTTGCTCGACCGACTGCCGTGGGACGGTATCGGAAACATCCTCGAAGTCGGCTGCGGCTCGGGCGCCCTGAGCATTGCGGCGGCGAAACACTTCCCGCTCGCCGAGATCCATGGCATCGACTACTGGCCGCCGATGTGGAACTACGGACAGGCGCAGTGCGAGGCAAACGCCGCCGCCGAGGGCGTTGCTGATCGCTGCACATTTCGGCACGGCGACGCAGCAAAACTCGACTTCCCCGACAATCATTTCGACGCTGTTGTGAGCAACTTCGTCTTTCACGAAGTACGTACGCAAAAGGATAAATTCATGCTCGTGGAGGAGGCTCTGCGCGTACTGAAAAAGGGCGGCGCGTTCGCTCTGCACGATACGTTTGGAAACAAGGATATGTACGGCGACATGGACGAATTCGTCGCCTACCTGCGGGAGAAGGGCATCGCCGACATCTCCTATCTCCCGAACACCGAGCGAAACATCCCCATGCCCGCGCCTGTCCGCTTCATGATGCGCGGCATCGGTATGCTCTACGGGGCGAAGTGA
- a CDS encoding methionine ABC transporter permease, with translation MSAEMMPLLTKALGETLYMVIVSMAISTVLGVPLGVLLHVTARGGILDTPMVNRLVGGIVNAVRSIPFIILMVAIIPLTRLIVGSAIGTTAAMVPLVIASVPFIGRQVETSLREVPHGLIEAALAMGATPMQIITRVLLPESMPGIVSQLTTVIIALVGESAMAGAIGGGGLGDLAIRYGYQRFRPDIMIATVVILIILVQLVQFAGNALAARLNKR, from the coding sequence ATGTCCGCCGAAATGATGCCCCTCTTAACTAAGGCGCTGGGCGAAACACTCTACATGGTGATCGTCAGCATGGCGATCTCGACCGTCCTCGGCGTGCCGCTCGGCGTGCTCCTGCACGTCACGGCGCGGGGCGGGATTCTCGACACACCGATGGTGAACCGCCTCGTTGGCGGCATTGTCAACGCCGTGCGCTCCATCCCGTTTATCATCCTGATGGTGGCGATCATTCCGCTGACGCGTCTCATCGTCGGCTCTGCCATCGGAACAACGGCGGCGATGGTACCGCTCGTCATTGCCTCCGTCCCCTTCATCGGACGGCAGGTGGAGACCTCACTGCGCGAGGTGCCGCACGGTCTCATTGAGGCGGCGCTCGCGATGGGCGCGACACCGATGCAGATCATCACGCGCGTGCTGCTCCCTGAGTCCATGCCCGGCATCGTGAGCCAGCTCACGACCGTTATCATCGCCCTCGTCGGCGAGTCGGCAATGGCGGGAGCCATCGGCGGCGGCGGTCTGGGCGACCTCGCCATCCGCTACGGCTACCAGAGATTCCGCCCCGACATCATGATCGCAACTGTCGTCATCCTCATCATTCTCGTCCAACTCGTGCAGTTTGCGGGCAATGCTCTCGCCGCGCGACTGAACAAGAGATAA
- a CDS encoding type III toxin-antitoxin system ToxN/AbiQ family toxin → MLHITNFGFYSIAPDYLQHLHNADSEVYYNASYHNSMKPFVGVIIGLEEYSYFIPLSSAKTKHIGWKNVTDEHFLVYEMVDSNTNFPNQIYKASTSNEKIHILAVLDIKKMIPVPSGCFERIEFEDLQDRRYYDLFRKEYRFCLDIKEKILAKAQKLYQKQKKTGVVQKRHCTFSQLESAMREWQKLHSIIPSST, encoded by the coding sequence ATGCTTCACATAACGAATTTTGGATTTTACTCCATCGCACCTGACTATCTTCAACATCTGCATAATGCGGATTCCGAAGTGTATTACAACGCTTCCTATCACAATAGCATGAAACCGTTCGTCGGTGTTATCATCGGTTTAGAGGAGTATTCTTATTTTATTCCACTTTCCTCTGCAAAAACGAAGCATATAGGCTGGAAGAATGTTACTGATGAACACTTTTTAGTCTATGAGATGGTAGATTCCAACACAAATTTTCCGAATCAGATTTACAAAGCATCAACCTCTAACGAGAAAATACACATATTGGCAGTTTTAGACATAAAAAAGATGATTCCCGTTCCATCGGGATGTTTTGAACGAATCGAATTTGAAGACTTGCAAGATCGTCGATACTACGATTTATTTCGCAAAGAATATCGGTTTTGTCTGGATATAAAGGAAAAGATTCTTGCCAAGGCGCAAAAATTATATCAAAAGCAAAAGAAGACCGGTGTTGTTCAAAAAAGACATTGCACTTTTTCACAGTTGGAATCTGCCATGCGGGAATGGCAGAAACTTCATAGCATTATCCCCTCGTCTACATGA
- the pyk gene encoding pyruvate kinase, with translation MLKKTKIICTQGPATDPEGIVDALIENGMNCARFNFSHGTHDEHLVRINKVRAAAERSGKVISLILDTKGPEMRLGEFAGGKVQLEKGQKFTLTHDDAPGDATHVSVNHKNLYNEVKPGDTLLLSDGLVGLVVDEIRGKDIVTTVQNSGPMSTRKRVAAPGVELGLPAISEQDERDIIFGIENDMDFVAASFIQRPADVEEIRHLIAKHGGHMEIIPKIENLAGVNNFDEILAVSDGIMVARGDLGVEVPAEDVPVIQKEIIRKCNAVGKPVIVATQMLESMTTNPRPTRAEVSDVGNAIFDGADAIMLSGETASGDYPVEAVKTMSTIALRMEESLEYDTIIRSRSIRERSSVTDAVSHATVQLAYETSAAAILTPTQSGYTTRVVSKYRPKSMIVAYAPNPMIARHINLRWGVYPMQGRKWTSVEDMIESCTRGALSHGYVKQGDKIVMVAGMTYNEGGSVAVRVTTIH, from the coding sequence ATGCTGAAAAAGACAAAAATTATCTGCACACAGGGTCCGGCGACGGATCCCGAGGGAATTGTTGACGCGCTCATTGAGAACGGGATGAACTGTGCGCGCTTCAACTTCTCGCACGGCACGCATGATGAGCATCTTGTGCGCATCAACAAGGTGCGTGCGGCGGCGGAGCGATCGGGCAAGGTGATCTCGCTCATCCTCGACACGAAGGGGCCGGAGATGCGTCTCGGCGAGTTTGCAGGCGGCAAGGTACAGCTCGAAAAGGGACAGAAGTTCACGCTAACCCATGACGATGCACCGGGCGATGCGACGCACGTCAGCGTCAATCACAAGAACCTCTACAACGAGGTAAAGCCGGGCGACACGCTGCTCCTCTCGGACGGTCTCGTCGGACTTGTCGTCGATGAGATTCGCGGCAAGGACATCGTGACGACCGTGCAGAACTCAGGGCCGATGTCCACGCGCAAACGTGTGGCGGCACCGGGTGTCGAGTTGGGACTGCCTGCGATCTCCGAGCAGGACGAGCGCGACATCATCTTCGGCATCGAGAACGACATGGACTTCGTTGCGGCATCGTTCATCCAGCGTCCGGCGGACGTGGAGGAGATCCGCCATCTGATCGCAAAGCACGGCGGTCATATGGAGATCATTCCGAAGATCGAAAATCTCGCGGGGGTCAACAACTTTGACGAAATCCTCGCCGTTTCGGACGGCATCATGGTCGCACGCGGCGACCTCGGCGTTGAGGTGCCGGCGGAGGATGTGCCGGTCATCCAAAAAGAGATCATCCGCAAGTGCAACGCGGTCGGCAAGCCCGTCATCGTCGCGACACAGATGCTCGAATCCATGACGACGAACCCGCGTCCGACCCGCGCGGAGGTCTCGGATGTCGGCAACGCGATCTTCGACGGCGCGGATGCGATCATGCTCTCGGGCGAGACGGCAAGCGGCGACTACCCTGTCGAGGCGGTCAAAACGATGAGCACGATTGCCCTGCGTATGGAGGAGTCGTTGGAGTATGACACGATCATCCGCTCGCGCAGTATCCGCGAACGCTCCTCGGTGACGGATGCCGTTTCGCACGCGACGGTGCAGCTCGCCTATGAAACGAGCGCCGCCGCGATTCTCACACCGACCCAGTCGGGCTATACGACGCGCGTTGTGTCGAAGTACCGCCCGAAGTCGATGATCGTCGCCTACGCGCCAAACCCGATGATCGCGCGCCACATCAACCTGCGCTGGGGTGTCTACCCCATGCAGGGACGCAAGTGGACGAGCGTCGAGGACATGATCGAGTCCTGCACGCGCGGCGCACTCTCGCACGGCTATGTCAAGCAGGGCGACAAGATCGTCATGGTCGCGGGCATGACCTACAACGAGGGCGGCTCCGTCGCCGTCCGCGTCACGACGATCCACTAA
- the pheA gene encoding prephenate dehydratase — translation MRQKMGVLGPVGTHSEAAARYLMAWQSMDREIVCFGDIGECLHAVETGAVDSAFVPVENSLEGAIAVTLDALARSDTLRVRREVIWPVHNYLMARRSDGEIRVVYSHAQPIAQCRDFLLQHYPQAELIKTASTARAAEIVGASPVEAGAAAICTRRAGVLNGLVEIAGRIEDRGSNCTRFFEVVRDGAAMSHVEAADTVLLVCQIDGTRPGALYDVLGEFAHRVVNLTRIESRPARTELGAYLFFFDLDAHSAADAVRASINAVAEKSVWLKVLGVFSVHTAHNE, via the coding sequence GTGAGACAGAAAATGGGCGTGCTCGGTCCTGTGGGGACGCACAGCGAGGCGGCGGCACGCTATCTCATGGCGTGGCAGAGCATGGATCGTGAGATCGTCTGCTTCGGCGACATCGGAGAGTGCCTGCACGCGGTGGAAACGGGGGCAGTGGATTCCGCATTTGTGCCCGTGGAGAACTCTCTTGAGGGTGCGATCGCTGTCACGCTCGATGCGCTTGCACGCTCGGATACGCTGCGCGTGCGGCGCGAGGTGATCTGGCCCGTGCACAACTATCTGATGGCGCGGCGCAGCGATGGGGAGATCCGCGTGGTTTACTCGCACGCGCAGCCCATCGCACAGTGCCGCGACTTCCTCCTGCAACACTATCCGCAGGCGGAACTCATCAAGACGGCGAGCACGGCGCGCGCGGCGGAGATCGTCGGCGCGTCTCCGGTGGAGGCCGGAGCGGCGGCAATCTGTACGCGTCGTGCAGGTGTGCTCAACGGTTTGGTCGAAATCGCGGGCAGGATCGAGGATCGCGGCTCGAACTGCACACGTTTCTTCGAGGTCGTGCGAGATGGGGCTGCCATGTCGCACGTAGAGGCTGCGGATACCGTTCTCCTCGTCTGTCAGATTGACGGTACGCGTCCGGGCGCACTCTACGATGTGCTCGGCGAATTTGCGCATCGCGTGGTGAACCTCACGCGCATTGAGTCACGTCCCGCGCGGACGGAACTTGGCGCGTATCTGTTTTTTTTCGATCTCGATGCGCACAGCGCTGCGGATGCCGTGCGTGCGTCCATCAATGCCGTCGCGGAGAAGAGCGTGTGGCTGAAGGTGCTCGGTGTTTTCTCCGTACATACGGCGCACAATGAATAG
- a CDS encoding RidA family protein, which translates to METIHSDSAPAALGPYSQAMRVGSLVYTSGQIGIDPAAGKITSDTVEGQAAQVCANLRAVLAAAGTDLSRVVKTTCFLADMGDFAAFNEVYARHFTGKPARSCVAAKALPAGALCEIEVIAEV; encoded by the coding sequence ATGGAAACGATTCACAGCGATAGCGCCCCCGCCGCCCTCGGCCCATACAGTCAGGCGATGCGCGTCGGCAGCCTCGTCTATACCTCGGGACAGATCGGCATCGACCCCGCCGCAGGAAAGATCACCTCGGATACCGTCGAGGGACAGGCGGCGCAGGTCTGCGCGAATCTCAGAGCTGTGCTCGCCGCCGCCGGCACCGACCTCTCGCGCGTCGTCAAGACCACCTGCTTCCTCGCGGACATGGGCGACTTTGCCGCGTTCAACGAAGTTTATGCCCGCCACTTCACCGGGAAGCCCGCCCGCTCCTGTGTCGCCGCAAAGGCACTGCCCGCAGGAGCACTCTGCGAGATCGAGGTCATTGCGGAGGTTTGA
- the aroF gene encoding 3-deoxy-7-phosphoheptulonate synthase, producing MVVIMNVDASQEDIDSVIRAIEEQGLAAKVMEGARQKIVGVIGDKTKLAATPLDAMHGVETTVAISKSYKLASREFHPAPTVIDIRGVKIGDGTPVVMAGPCAVESREQLLETAEIVRAGGAQFIRGGAYKPRTSPYAFQGLEEEGLKYLAEVREKTGLSVVTEVTVVEAVDTVAAYVDLLQIGARNMQNFGLLRAVGRAGKPVMLKRGLAATIDEWLNAAEYIMNEGNPNVILCERGIRTYETYTRNTFDISAIAAIKHLSHLPIIADPSHGTGKWRMIKPMSLASIAAGADGLIIEVHPNPARALSDGPQSLTPENYRDLMESVQKLSRFMAEEKIAPMVME from the coding sequence ATGGTTGTTATTATGAATGTGGATGCCTCGCAGGAGGATATTGACAGCGTCATTCGTGCCATCGAGGAGCAGGGGCTTGCGGCAAAGGTGATGGAGGGCGCACGGCAGAAGATTGTCGGCGTGATCGGCGACAAGACGAAGCTCGCGGCGACACCGCTCGATGCGATGCACGGTGTTGAAACGACGGTCGCCATCTCCAAGAGCTACAAGCTCGCGAGCCGCGAGTTCCATCCCGCGCCGACGGTGATCGACATTCGCGGCGTGAAGATCGGCGACGGGACCCCTGTCGTCATGGCGGGACCCTGCGCCGTCGAGTCGCGGGAGCAGCTGCTCGAAACGGCAGAGATCGTGAGGGCGGGCGGTGCACAGTTCATCCGCGGCGGCGCGTACAAGCCGCGCACCTCGCCCTATGCGTTCCAAGGGCTTGAGGAGGAGGGGCTGAAATATCTCGCCGAGGTACGCGAAAAGACAGGGCTTTCCGTTGTGACCGAGGTGACGGTGGTCGAGGCAGTCGATACCGTCGCCGCCTACGTCGACCTCCTCCAGATCGGCGCACGCAATATGCAGAACTTTGGCCTCCTGCGTGCGGTCGGGCGTGCGGGCAAGCCCGTCATGCTCAAGCGCGGACTTGCCGCGACCATCGACGAGTGGCTGAATGCGGCAGAGTACATCATGAACGAGGGCAACCCGAACGTGATCCTCTGCGAGCGCGGCATCCGCACCTATGAAACGTACACGCGCAACACGTTCGACATCAGCGCAATTGCGGCGATCAAGCATCTCTCACACCTGCCGATCATCGCCGACCCGAGTCACGGCACGGGGAAATGGCGCATGATCAAGCCGATGTCGCTTGCCTCCATCGCGGCGGGCGCGGACGGGCTCATCATCGAGGTACATCCGAACCCCGCGCGCGCCCTCTCCGATGGTCCGCAGTCGCTTACGCCCGAGAACTACCGTGACCTCATGGAGAGCGTGCAGAAGCTCAGCCGCTTCATGGCGGAGGAGAAGATCGCGCCGATGGTGATGGAGTAA
- a CDS encoding tetratricopeptide repeat protein → MPVFRKNLSAALAAAALLCAAPAYAAQTEPAPSIPRPAFPATIPQGMTVDAKLAAGLHFAVPAANLDILPMPTAEPTEITIMGEAAATEEQMLAYLLRRNPKPKLTGTPEELVHAYYEEAEHEGVRADLALAQAFKETGFFAYGGDVDWKQNNFCGLGATGNGVKGLSFPDLRTGARAHIQHLLAYSRKEPPRSPIADPRYDLIRTNRPDIYGQLTHWTQLNGVWAVPGKNYGQEIIIIRDRARQPDGSDASLRAANAHIMQAGDADNYIYRGLVYLHRNAYTEALADFTAARKRNTKRTEPYLGIALAHTGAGNVKEARRAYEVYLKVTPDDAAALHNYGLTLLAENSPAKAVTPLRDAVRRAPQNADSYSALAVALIRTKDYAGAWKALTNGAAIAPANIDILINQILLQACLKE, encoded by the coding sequence ATGCCTGTGTTCCGCAAAAACCTCTCCGCAGCCCTCGCCGCTGCCGCACTCCTCTGTGCCGCCCCTGCGTATGCGGCACAGACCGAACCCGCGCCGAGCATCCCACGTCCCGCATTTCCCGCCACGATTCCGCAGGGGATGACCGTGGATGCAAAACTTGCCGCAGGGCTGCACTTCGCCGTACCGGCGGCAAACCTCGACATCCTCCCAATGCCCACCGCAGAGCCGACGGAAATCACCATCATGGGCGAGGCGGCGGCGACCGAGGAGCAGATGCTCGCCTACCTCCTGCGCCGCAACCCGAAGCCGAAGCTCACGGGTACGCCCGAGGAACTCGTCCATGCCTACTACGAGGAGGCAGAGCACGAGGGTGTGCGTGCCGATCTCGCACTCGCACAGGCGTTCAAGGAAACGGGCTTCTTTGCGTACGGTGGCGATGTCGACTGGAAACAAAATAATTTCTGCGGGCTTGGCGCGACCGGAAACGGTGTAAAGGGGCTCTCCTTCCCCGACCTCCGCACAGGCGCACGCGCCCACATCCAGCACCTCCTTGCCTACAGCCGCAAAGAGCCGCCGCGCAGCCCCATCGCCGACCCGCGCTACGACCTCATCCGCACGAACCGCCCCGACATCTACGGACAGCTCACACACTGGACACAGCTCAATGGTGTCTGGGCAGTCCCCGGCAAGAACTACGGGCAGGAGATCATCATCATCCGCGACCGCGCACGTCAGCCCGACGGCTCCGATGCATCTCTGCGCGCCGCGAACGCACACATCATGCAGGCGGGCGATGCCGACAACTACATCTATCGCGGGCTCGTCTACCTCCATCGCAATGCATACACCGAGGCACTTGCCGACTTCACCGCCGCACGGAAGCGCAATACGAAACGCACCGAGCCATACCTCGGCATTGCACTCGCCCATACGGGCGCAGGAAACGTCAAGGAAGCCCGCCGCGCCTACGAAGTGTATCTGAAGGTCACCCCCGACGATGCCGCCGCCCTCCACAACTACGGGCTCACCCTCCTCGCTGAGAACAGCCCCGCGAAGGCGGTTACTCCGCTGCGCGACGCCGTCCGCCGCGCCCCACAGAACGCGGACAGCTACAGCGCCCTCGCCGTCGCCCTCATCCGCACGAAGGACTACGCGGGCGCATGGAAAGCCCTAACGAACGGTGCTGCCATTGCCCCCGCAAACATCGACATCCTCATCAATCAGATTCTTTTACAGGCATGCCTCAAAGAATGA
- a CDS encoding HD domain-containing protein, whose translation MSPKDYLAIVHCVAGLKERTRHAWMKSGRQESVAEHSWRMALMAYFLRDQFPNADLTRVLLMALLHDMGEVFTGDIPTFKKTDADRAHEHERRDAWIASLPAPYAAEVRSLFAEMDAMETEEAKIVKALDRMEAVITHNEGDPNTWLPLEYDLQRTYGVKEAAFSPVLKELRAEVNREVDEVITGLKKETEL comes from the coding sequence ATGTCGCCAAAGGACTATCTCGCCATCGTTCACTGCGTCGCGGGGCTCAAGGAGCGCACGCGCCACGCGTGGATGAAGTCGGGCCGGCAGGAGAGTGTCGCCGAGCACAGCTGGCGGATGGCGCTGATGGCGTACTTTCTGCGCGACCAGTTTCCCAATGCCGACCTCACGCGCGTCCTCCTCATGGCGCTCCTGCACGATATGGGCGAGGTCTTTACGGGCGATATACCGACATTTAAAAAGACCGATGCCGACCGCGCACATGAGCATGAACGCCGCGATGCATGGATTGCCTCACTGCCCGCCCCCTACGCCGCAGAGGTACGCTCCCTTTTCGCTGAAATGGACGCAATGGAAACCGAGGAAGCGAAAATCGTCAAGGCACTCGACCGCATGGAGGCGGTCATCACGCACAACGAGGGCGACCCCAACACATGGCTGCCGCTCGAATACGATCTGCAGCGCACCTACGGCGTGAAGGAAGCAGCATTCTCCCCCGTACTCAAAGAGTTGCGTGCAGAGGTCAACCGCGAGGTCGACGAAGTGATTACAGGGCTGAAGAAGGAGACGGAACTATGA
- a CDS encoding MetQ/NlpA family ABC transporter substrate-binding protein produces the protein MKKLLTLVLALATLALVGCGGGADSGKTEKVIKVGASPVPHAEILEVVKPELAKEGIKLEIVEFNDYVQPNLATNDKEIDANFFQHEPYLKNFVTEHPELKLANVLGVHVEPMGIYSHKIKNINEIKDGAQVSIPSDPTNGGRALLLLERAGLLKLKDGVGAAATVQDVTDNPKKLQFKEIEAPQLPRTLDDVDISVINTNWAMQADLVPTRDALFMEDKTSPYVNILVVRQGDESRPEIQALIKALHSEAVKNFINEKYKGAIIPAF, from the coding sequence ATGAAGAAACTACTCACCCTCGTACTTGCCCTCGCCACCCTTGCTCTCGTCGGCTGTGGTGGCGGCGCGGACAGCGGCAAGACAGAAAAGGTTATCAAAGTCGGCGCATCTCCCGTGCCGCACGCCGAGATCCTTGAGGTTGTAAAACCCGAACTCGCAAAGGAAGGCATCAAACTCGAAATCGTCGAGTTCAACGACTATGTACAGCCGAACCTCGCGACGAACGACAAGGAGATCGACGCGAACTTCTTTCAGCACGAGCCGTACCTCAAGAACTTTGTCACCGAGCATCCCGAGCTGAAACTCGCGAACGTCCTCGGTGTCCACGTCGAGCCGATGGGCATCTACTCGCACAAGATCAAGAACATCAATGAGATCAAGGACGGCGCACAGGTCTCCATCCCGAGCGATCCGACGAACGGCGGACGCGCCCTGCTCCTCCTTGAGCGTGCAGGACTTCTAAAGCTGAAGGACGGTGTCGGTGCGGCCGCGACCGTGCAGGATGTCACGGACAATCCGAAAAAGCTCCAGTTCAAGGAGATCGAGGCGCCGCAGCTGCCGCGCACGCTCGACGATGTGGACATCTCCGTCATCAACACGAACTGGGCAATGCAGGCGGATCTTGTCCCGACACGTGACGCGCTCTTTATGGAGGACAAGACCTCCCCGTACGTCAACATCCTCGTCGTCCGTCAGGGCGATGAGAGCCGCCCCGAGATCCAAGCGCTCATCAAGGCGCTCCACTCCGAGGCGGTCAAGAACTTCATCAATGAGAAGTACAAGGGCGCAATCATCCCCGCATTCTGA